The DNA window GATGTAGCCCAAGTATCAGCACCTGCAAAGGCCCTATCACTTAATAGAATAGCCTCATCTGCTCCCATTGCAATAGCTTCTCTTAATGCTTCCTTGGCTTGAGGAGGTCCCATTGTAAGCACTATTACCTCTGCATCTTCAAGAGTAGCCTTTATTTTTAAAGCTTCTTCTAGAGCATTTTTATCATCTGGATTTATTATACTTGGAACACCTTCACGAATAAGGGTTCCTTTTACTGGATCTATTCTAACCTCGTTAGTATCAGGAACTTGTTTTACACAAACAATTATTCTCATAGCATTTTCACTCCTTTTCTATCTCAAAGCATTTGCTGATATTACCATCTTTTGAACCTGTGAAGTTCCTTCATATATTTCAGTTATTTTCGCATCTCTCATCATTCTTTCAACAGGATAATCTCTAGTATATCCATATCCACCATGTAGCTGCACTGCCTTAGTAGTCACTTCCATTGCTGTCTCAGCTGCAAATAGTTTAGCCATAGCTGCTGCATTACCATAATCTAAGCCAGCTGACTTTCTCCAAGCAGCATTATATACCATGAATCTTGCAGCCTCTATTCTTGCAACCATATCAGCTATCATCCATTGAATTCCTTGGAACTGACCTATAGACCTTCCAAACTGCTGTCTTTCTTTGACAAATTTTATAGACTCATCTAGAGCTCCTTGAGCTATTCCTAGAGCTTGAGCAGCTATACCAATTCTGCCGCCATCAAGAGTAGCCATAGCTATCTTAAAGCCTTTGCCAATTTCTCCAAGTAAGTTTTCTTTTGGTACTCTACAGTTTTCAAATATAAGCTCAGTAGTAGAAGAGGCTCTAATACCCATTTTGTTTTCCCTTTTACCAATCTTAAAGCCCGGGAAATCCTTTTCCACAATGAAAGCAGTTATACCCCTTGTCCCCTTAGACTTATCAGTCATGGCAAAAATTATGTATACATCTGCCTGTCCACCATTAGTTATAAATATTTTTGTTCCATTTAATACATAATCGTCACCATCAAGAACTGCAACAGTCTGCTGCCCCGCTGCATCAGTACCTGCATTGGGTTCTGTAAGACCAAATGCTCCTAGGTACTCTCCTTTAGCTAAGGGTACCAAATATTTTTGCTTTTGCTCCTCTGTTCCAAATTTCAATATAGGCCAACAACCAAGAGATGTATGTGCAGAGCATATTACCCCAGTAGTTCCACACACTTTTGAAAGCTCTTCTATAGCTATTGCATAAGCTACCTCATCTCCACCTGCACCGCCATATTGCTCTGGTATAGGTATGCTTAACATATTATACCTTGCCATTTTTTCTACGCTTTCTCTGGGGAATCTTTCTGTCTCGTCAATTTCTGCTGCTATTGGCTTTATCTCTTTTTCAGCAAACTCCCTCATGACTTTTCTTATGGCTTCCTGTTCATTTGTAAGGCTAAAATTCATTTTATTCCCTCCTCATTATTTTGTATTATAGAAAAAATATTGATATTTTTATAACATACTTCATTTTATATATGCAAAACTCTTGCCATTTATTTTATTATACTTCAATAGAAATTAAATATCTATTATCTTTGTTAATCTCTTGTCTTACATTTTCTTAACAATATGGCAATAATTAAGCACTTTATGCGACTGATAGCTAATCACAACGACTTAATTATCGAACTTTTTCATGATGTTTGTTAATAAAATAACGTTATTTGCTCAATAAGAAAAGCAGGAAAATAGGCTAAGTATTCAAGTAAAACTGAGGGTTTGGCTCCATAAGTATCATAATAAGATATTAGTAACATAATTTCGAATCCTTCACCATTTAATTACATTGAAACTCAAAAATAGTCTGTTTTTGTCTGTTATTACTACACTATGTGTCCAATATACGGACACTACCCGTTTTTCATTTACTTTTTAAAACATATTTCATAATAACATAAGTAAATTCTCATTTAGGCAAACATTTTCAACTACAGAATCTAGTAATTGATTTATACAAAAGAGCTATGACATCCTTGTAGTTCAAAGAGATCATAGCTCCTAATGTGAATTTATAAAATAATACTTAGTATACACTGTTTAATTTCTTTTCTAGTATCTTTTGAAGTTGACCAAATATAGAGGTTATAATCCAATAAGCAAGCATCACAGCTGCAAATGTCTCGAAAAATTTGTAATTTGAAGCCCTCAAAAAGTTTCAAAACATGTTAAGTGTCCTACATGTATAGATTCTTAGTGAGTAGGGTTTATACTACCTGTCTCAGGATGACGATTTTCACACAGTTTGTCGCCTTTTTGCTTTCCGACACGTTTTATTCTTTATTCACTTCTTTAAACATATATGACAATATAAATAAGCTCTCATTTAAATGAACATTTTCAACTACAACATCCTCAGGAACCTTTAGATCAGTAGGAGCAAAGTTCCATATGCCTTTTATATTACTTTTAATAAATTTATCTGCTACTCCCTGTGCATGTTCCTTTGGAGTAGTTATAATTCCTATTTCAACTCCATTATCTGCAATAAATTTTTCAAGTAAATCAACATCATGTATCTCAATATCTCTAATTTTTAAACCTATTACCTTAGGATTCTTATCAAATAGAGCTAAAAGCTTAAATCCAGCATCTTCAAACCCTCTATAATTTGCTATTGCCTGCCCAAGATTGCCTGCACCTACTAAAACAGCTTTATAAGTTCTCTCCAAGCCTAAAATTTTACCAAGCTGTTTATATAGCTCTTCAACATTATAGCCATAGCCTTGCTGTCCGAATCCTCCAAAATTATTTAAATCCTGTCTTATTTGGGAAGCTGTAAACCCAGTAATATTACTTAGTTCTTGGGATGATATTCTATTGATATCTTTATCTAATAGTTCACCTAAGTATCTGTAGTATTTAGGTAGTCGTCTTATGACTGCCATAGAAACTCGATTTTCTTTTTCCATATAAATTTTCCACCCACTCTTATTCAGATTTTCATGTCGCGAAATATTTAAAATATTATATCATTAGGTTAAATTTCTGTCAATTTGACAATAGTAACCAATTTCCATTATATCAATAGTATTGTTTCTTACCCTTTTAAAAATAATACCCTATTGTTTCTTTTTTAAACGTTTTTTGATAAAATTATAATAATTAGTATGAAGCGAGGAGGAAACAAAGTGATAGTTTTATCATGTAGCAATATATCTAAAAGCTATGTAATAGATACAATACTAGATAAAATCACTTTTTCACTAAATGATAATGAAAAAGTTGGTCTTGTTGGTCTAAACGGAGCTGGCAAATCAACATTATTTAATATTTTGTGTGGAAGAATTTCTATGGATTCTGGAGAAATATATGTATCAAAGGATTGTAAAATAGGCTATCTTGAGCAAAACACACAAATAGAAAGCGATAAGTCTATTTTTGATGAAGTTATGGATGTATTCACACCTTTAATAGGCATGGAGGAAAAACTGAGAGAGCTTGAGCATAGTATCAGTGCAGAAGGTCAAAAGCAAGAATCAAAACTGCTGGACTCCTTAATGGATGAATATGCTCATCTCATGGAAGAATTTCAAAATAAAAATGGATATGGCTTTAAAAGCGAAATTAAAGGAACTCTAAAAGGACTAGGTTTTAGTGAAGAACAGCTCTATATGCCTGTAACTCATTTGAGTGGCGGACAAAAAGCAAGAGTTATGCTTGCAAAGCTACTCTTAAGCAAGCCTGATATTCTACTTTTAGACGAGCCTACTAACCACCTTGATATACAAGCCATAGACTGGCTAGAAAGATATATTAAGGAATACAAGGGTGCAGCAATAATAATATCTCATGATAGATATTTTCTTGATAATACTGTGTCCAAAATATTTTATCTAGAAAGCTCTCTATTAAAAATATATGGTGGAAATTACACTAGCTTTATGAAAAAGAGAAAAGATGAGTTAGAGCTTTTAGAGAAAAAATATGAAGAACAGCAAAAAGAAATTTCAAGACAGGAGGAAATCATTAGAAGATTTATGTCCTACGGAGGACAAAGATATATAAGACAAGCCCAAAGCAGACAAAAAATGCTAGATAAGATGAAAAGGATAGATTCTCCTGCTAATGAAAGTAAAAAAACTAAAATTAGATTTGAGCCAAAGGTAAAGAGTGGAAATGATGTAATGTCTGTAGAAAACCTAAATAAATCCTTTGATGAACGCATTCTGTTTAGTGATGTAAGCTTCAAAATATATAGAGGAGAAAAGGTTGGGCTTATAGGACCTAATGGTGTAGGAAAAACAACCCTTTTCAAGATGGTCATGGGAACAGTACCTATAACTGATGGAACCATAAATTTAGGTCACCATGTCAATATAGGGTATTTTGATCAGGAACAATCTAATCTTAATGAAGAAAAAACTATTGTAGATGAGATTTGGGATGAAAATCCATCACTAGACCACTACCAGATTAGATCTCTTCTTGCACAGTTTTTATTCTTTGGTGATGATATATTTAAGGAAATATCTGAATTAAGTGGTGGAGAAAAGAGCAGGGTGGCACTGATAAAGCTTATGATGTCAAAGTCCAATTTACTTCTAATGGATGAACCTACAAATCATCTTGATATAGATTCTAAAGAAGTACTTGAAGATGCTCTGCAAAACTATGATGGAACTCTCTTGGTTATATCCCATGATAGATATTTCTTAAATAAGGTTACAAATAAAATACTAGACTTATCTAATACTGGTATCACTGAATATTTGGGTAATTACTCGTATTATCTAGAAAAAAAGAATGCTCCTATATACGATAGCGATGATGATATTGCTCAAAAAACTAAGACTCAGCTAAAGGCTGAAAAGAAAAAAGAAAAGGACAAAAAACTGCTTGAGAGAAAGCAAAAAGAATTGATAAAAGATTTAGAGAAAAATATCTCTAACTATGAAAATAAAATTCATGAGTTGGAAAATGAAATGTATGATCCAAATATATATTCGAACCATGAAAAAAGTCAGCAAATTCATCAAGAAATATTAAAGCTTAAAGATGAACTGGAGTTACTCTATGATGAATGGGTTATACTGACAGAGGAAGTGTCAGAGGAATAAGAAAATTCAAGCAAATTCTAGTTTAACATCCTAGTAATTTGCTTGAATTTTTTGTCATATTTCTATTCCTACTATCGAATTATGTCAACACTTTAAAAAGTAGCTATTGTTCCATATTATTCTAATTCTTATAACAAAAATTTTATTTTCCCCATTTAATCCACATATTATTCACATAATCCACAACGTTATCCACATTATCATGTAATATGATATGTACTTCACAACAATATTTCCACATTATCCACAGACAATCTATATTTTTATGCATAGCAATGTGGACAAGCTGTGAATAACTTATTCACTTTTTTATGTCGAATTTAGAAGAACTTAGTTTACATAATGTGATATACATAAAAAATATTTTTGTCAAAAAATTCTTTATTATATTAGCTTAACAATTTAAACACCAAAGTAAAAAACTTTTTATAAACTTGCCCAGACATTTTTATAAGCTCTGTTTTATCCTATCCTCAAGCTTTAAATTAGGCTCTGCATTTAAATCAAGACCTGCCATATTTCCATTAATAAAATTATAGTAAGCTGAACAGCCTATCATAGCAGCATTATCTGTACATAAAATTCTGGAAGGAAATCTAATATCTAATCCTTCCTTTTTCCCTCTTTCAGTTAACATATCTCTTAAGCCTTGATTTGCAGCTACTCCGCCTGCCACTACTATTGTATTTGAGTTCATTTGCTTAGCAGCTCTTATTGCTTTTTCAGTCAGCACTTCTATTACAGATTGTTGAAAACTAGCAGCCACATCTTCTATTGATATATCCTCTCCTTTTTGCTTTGAGCTGTTTAGGTAATTGAGTACTGCTGATTTTAGGCCGCTAAAGCTAAAATCATAGCTACCTTCCTCAAGATATGCCCTAGGAAAATCCACTGCATTTTTATTACCTATGACAGCAAGCTTGTCTATGAGCGGTCCTCCAGGGTATCCTAATCCCAACGCTCTAGCGATTTTGTCAAATGCTTCTCCTGCGGCATCATCTCTGGTTCTTCCAAGGAGCTCATAATCTCCATAATCCTTCATATACACTAAATGAGTATGTCCTCCAGATACCACAAGACATACAAAAGGAGGCTCTAGTTCAGGATATTCTATGAAGTTAGCATATATATGACCCTCTATATGATTTACTGGAACTAGGGGTATATCTTTGCCAAATGCAAGTGCTTTTGCAGCGGATATGCCTACCAGAAGAGCTCCTACAAGACCTGGTCCATAGGTCACTCCTATATTATCTACATTGTCAAGAGCTATTCCTGCATCATCTAATGCATTTTGTATAATCAAATTTATATTTTCTATATGCTTTCTTGAAGCTACCTCTGGTACTACTCCACCAAATTTTTTATGTATTTCTATTTGTGAAGATATTATATTTGATAATACATGTCTGCCATTTTTTAAAACCGCCGCTGCTGTTTCATCACATGAGGTTTCAATTGCAAGTGTAATTATATCTTTTTTTATATCATTGTTCATTTTGATTCCTCCAAATTATACAGTTGCCAATCCAAACACAGCAAATTTATATGGCTTTTAATAAAACCATTCGCAGCCTTAATCTCGCCCATAAGAGCATAAATTAATCTGTTGTGCTAATTAAATTAGGAGTAACTTAATCCTGTGTTTAAGATGACATATAGATTTCATTATTCTATCATATATTATATCCTCATGAAATGCATATTACCATATATACATTATTTAAATCCCATAAATTCTAAAAAAAGAGATGCTTCGCTTACGCTCAGCATGACAGCAAGCTGCTGTCCTAAATATAGCAAAAAACATTCAAGAGCAGTGTCATATTAGTTAAGCTTAAAAAGTTTTGCTTTATTACGCAAAACCTTTTAATAGCTTTTGTTCTAAATATTGCTTTAATATTATTCTTATGATTTACAGAAAATATAATCATAGACTAAATAAAAGTCTTGAAAATGGTCTATATGAATACTCAATTTTTAAGGGTAAAAATATCCTTAGGAGTGATGTCATGGCTAATAATAGAAGACCTTTCTATTGGAAACTTTCCTCCGCTAATATAATGTCTGATGGTATGTTAAAAGACATAAGCTATGGAGATTATGCTCTTATGATGGCCGTAAATGATATACCATTAGAAGATAAGGATACTAGCAAACATGATGAAAATGGGGATAATGAAAATAAGCGTTAAAATAGCTTAAGCTGGGCAAATTTTGCCCAGCTCTTATGACCTAACTCAATTTTCCGAGTACTTTTATATAACCTAACTCCATTCGTCATAGTCCATTTCCATGGCCATATTAGTAAGTATCTCATCAGTTAAATCTAAGTCACATTTATGATTTCTTGTAAAATGAACACAGTTCTCACAGCTTTTCACCACATATCCAGATGGATTTACAGAGGACATCATTCTTTCATCATCTGATGTATACCTATGTTCGCTACATTTTTCAGCAACTCTTCTTAGTTGGTCTTTACTTGCCATTTATAACCCTCCTACAATTATTTTTTTGAATTTAAGTTTAATAAAACTACTTATTATATTATCTGTATTTCTTCAAAAAATAAAACAAAAACATAGATCAAATCTACCTATGTTTTTGTTTTATAATTAATTACTTTTTAATCTTAAATCTGTCCAGCCGCCTTCATTCCTAGCACGCCTAGTCCTGAAGAAATCAATATAAATACAATCCAGGTGCCCAAAACTAGTATAGCAGAGCTTTTCTTGCTTATTGAATATACCTTAGATATGCCTATAATTGCAAGTATTTGATACCATATTACAAACACATCTAGACTTGCTAATAGGGTATGTAAAAATGTACCAGCTTGTGAATCGGGCAAAAATACAGCTAAAGATGTAAGTATATTATTTTGCTTTGTAATAAATGATATTATAGCAATTATTATACTGCCTAAAAGAACTGGGAAATATGAATGTGCAATTACAGAAAATGCTTGTTTGAATGTACCTGTTCCATTTACAAAGCCAGAAAATGCATTGATTAATGCACTTTTAACCAGCCATACAATAACTATCAAAATTACTGCAAATATTATTCCAGTGTAAACTTGCGCAGTTATTAACCCTTCAGGAGCTTCCATTCCTGACATTGCAAATTGCTGAATTATTGCCTCCTTCATCGTGCCTATTCTAGGCAAATAAGTAGCTAAAATTCCTAGTAGTATTACAAGCATTGGGAATAAAACCTTTGGATAATCTTTTAGATTTTCAAAAACCTTACTTGGGCGAATAAAAATATACTTTAATCTTTCCCACCAACTAAAAGGTTTTACTTCATTTACTTCATTTTGATTTTGATTAATATTTTCAGCCATTTTAATCCTCCCTTCATATTTTTAATTTAAAGAGATTCTAATATCTATTAGAGACACTCTGATATTTCATAGAGATATTCCCAATATTGTATGGGGACATTCCCATGTCCCCGTACCTTAACATGTATCCCTCTAGACATAAATATCCCTTAAATTACTCATATCTTAAAGCTTCTATTGGATCAAGCTTTGCAGCCTTGTTTGCAGGATACATTCCAAAGAATATACCTACTGCTGCTGAAAATAGTACAGCTATTAGGATAGTGCCTATGGAGGCAGAAGGAGGTATTCCAATAGACATAGCTATTATACTCTGTATTGTAAGCCCTAAAACAGTTCCAATTAATCCGCCAGTTCCTGATACAATCATAGCTTCTACCAGAAATTGAACTAATATATCCTTCCTAGTAGCTCCAATAGCTTTTCTTATGCCTATTTCTCTAGTCCTTTCTGTTACTGACACAAGCATTATGTTCATAACTCCTATTCCACCAACTAAAAGTGAAATAGCTGCTATAGCTCCAACAACACTAGAAAGCATGTTGAGCACATTATTCATCATATCCATCTGCTGCTGTGCACTTTGATAAAGATAGTAGTCTTTACCAACACTTTTATGTTTTCTTTCTAATACACTAATCATTTCCTTACTTACTTCATCAATTTTTTTGCTGTCTAAAATATTAACCTGGAACTGATAATACTTGTCTCCATACCCTCCTACACTCTTCACCATACTATAAGGAACATAAAGTGTAGTTCTATCTCCTGAAAATTGTTGAGCCAGATTTTCAAGAGTACCTCCCGGCGTCTTATAAATACCTATAATAGTTAGAGAAAGTTTTGAAGAACCTGTATCTATTATAAGATTTTCTCCCAATACATCTTTTCTCTTGAATACTTTATCTGCAAGCTTTTCGTCTATTATGGCAACTTTCCTGTTACCTTTAATATCAGTTTCTGTAAGAAATCTTCCATCTACAATATCTATAGATGTCATCTTAATATAATCCTCACTCACACCATACATGTCTACAGGAGCATTATTTCTGCCCTTAACAGCTGTACCATTCATACCAAGCATAACAGAAACTCCTGTTATCTTATCGCCAAATACCCTCTTGATTGTATTTAAGTCCTCATCATCAAAATAGTCGTTTCTATTTAGATCCTTCTCCCAGTTTGTATAGATGGCTACTAAATTAGCCCCTATCTTTTCAAATTCATTCCCTATCTGAGCCTGGCTTCCTTGACCTAAGGATACTATCGCTATAACAGAGGATATTCCTATGATTATTCCAAGCATAGTCAAGAAAGTACGCATTTTATTTGCCCAAAGACTTGATAGCGCAGAGCCTAAGCTCTCTAAAAAATTCATCCTATCACCTCATTATTCACTTGCTGTCTGTGGC is part of the Proteiniborus sp. MB09-C3 genome and encodes:
- the tsaD gene encoding tRNA (adenosine(37)-N6)-threonylcarbamoyltransferase complex transferase subunit TsaD, giving the protein MKKDIITLAIETSCDETAAAVLKNGRHVLSNIISSQIEIHKKFGGVVPEVASRKHIENINLIIQNALDDAGIALDNVDNIGVTYGPGLVGALLVGISAAKALAFGKDIPLVPVNHIEGHIYANFIEYPELEPPFVCLVVSGGHTHLVYMKDYGDYELLGRTRDDAAGEAFDKIARALGLGYPGGPLIDKLAVIGNKNAVDFPRAYLEEGSYDFSFSGLKSAVLNYLNSSKQKGEDISIEDVAASFQQSVIEVLTEKAIRAAKQMNSNTIVVAGGVAANQGLRDMLTERGKKEGLDIRFPSRILCTDNAAMIGCSAYYNFINGNMAGLDLNAEPNLKLEDRIKQSL
- the abc-f gene encoding ribosomal protection-like ABC-F family protein → MIVLSCSNISKSYVIDTILDKITFSLNDNEKVGLVGLNGAGKSTLFNILCGRISMDSGEIYVSKDCKIGYLEQNTQIESDKSIFDEVMDVFTPLIGMEEKLRELEHSISAEGQKQESKLLDSLMDEYAHLMEEFQNKNGYGFKSEIKGTLKGLGFSEEQLYMPVTHLSGGQKARVMLAKLLLSKPDILLLDEPTNHLDIQAIDWLERYIKEYKGAAIIISHDRYFLDNTVSKIFYLESSLLKIYGGNYTSFMKKRKDELELLEKKYEEQQKEISRQEEIIRRFMSYGGQRYIRQAQSRQKMLDKMKRIDSPANESKKTKIRFEPKVKSGNDVMSVENLNKSFDERILFSDVSFKIYRGEKVGLIGPNGVGKTTLFKMVMGTVPITDGTINLGHHVNIGYFDQEQSNLNEEKTIVDEIWDENPSLDHYQIRSLLAQFLFFGDDIFKEISELSGGEKSRVALIKLMMSKSNLLLMDEPTNHLDIDSKEVLEDALQNYDGTLLVISHDRYFLNKVTNKILDLSNTGITEYLGNYSYYLEKKNAPIYDSDDDIAQKTKTQLKAEKKKEKDKKLLERKQKELIKDLEKNISNYENKIHELENEMYDPNIYSNHEKSQQIHQEILKLKDELELLYDEWVILTEEVSEE
- a CDS encoding ABC transporter permease, yielding MNFLESLGSALSSLWANKMRTFLTMLGIIIGISSVIAIVSLGQGSQAQIGNEFEKIGANLVAIYTNWEKDLNRNDYFDDEDLNTIKRVFGDKITGVSVMLGMNGTAVKGRNNAPVDMYGVSEDYIKMTSIDIVDGRFLTETDIKGNRKVAIIDEKLADKVFKRKDVLGENLIIDTGSSKLSLTIIGIYKTPGGTLENLAQQFSGDRTTLYVPYSMVKSVGGYGDKYYQFQVNILDSKKIDEVSKEMISVLERKHKSVGKDYYLYQSAQQQMDMMNNVLNMLSSVVGAIAAISLLVGGIGVMNIMLVSVTERTREIGIRKAIGATRKDILVQFLVEAMIVSGTGGLIGTVLGLTIQSIIAMSIGIPPSASIGTILIAVLFSAAVGIFFGMYPANKAAKLDPIEALRYE
- a CDS encoding Yip1 family protein is translated as MAENINQNQNEVNEVKPFSWWERLKYIFIRPSKVFENLKDYPKVLFPMLVILLGILATYLPRIGTMKEAIIQQFAMSGMEAPEGLITAQVYTGIIFAVILIVIVWLVKSALINAFSGFVNGTGTFKQAFSVIAHSYFPVLLGSIIIAIISFITKQNNILTSLAVFLPDSQAGTFLHTLLASLDVFVIWYQILAIIGISKVYSISKKSSAILVLGTWIVFILISSGLGVLGMKAAGQI
- a CDS encoding acyl-CoA dehydrogenase — translated: MNFSLTNEQEAIRKVMREFAEKEIKPIAAEIDETERFPRESVEKMARYNMLSIPIPEQYGGAGGDEVAYAIAIEELSKVCGTTGVICSAHTSLGCWPILKFGTEEQKQKYLVPLAKGEYLGAFGLTEPNAGTDAAGQQTVAVLDGDDYVLNGTKIFITNGGQADVYIIFAMTDKSKGTRGITAFIVEKDFPGFKIGKRENKMGIRASSTTELIFENCRVPKENLLGEIGKGFKIAMATLDGGRIGIAAQALGIAQGALDESIKFVKERQQFGRSIGQFQGIQWMIADMVARIEAARFMVYNAAWRKSAGLDYGNAAAMAKLFAAETAMEVTTKAVQLHGGYGYTRDYPVERMMRDAKITEIYEGTSQVQKMVISANALR
- a CDS encoding redox-sensing transcriptional repressor Rex, with amino-acid sequence MEKENRVSMAVIRRLPKYYRYLGELLDKDINRISSQELSNITGFTASQIRQDLNNFGGFGQQGYGYNVEELYKQLGKILGLERTYKAVLVGAGNLGQAIANYRGFEDAGFKLLALFDKNPKVIGLKIRDIEIHDVDLLEKFIADNGVEIGIITTPKEHAQGVADKFIKSNIKGIWNFAPTDLKVPEDVVVENVHLNESLFILSYMFKEVNKE